From Macaca fascicularis isolate 582-1 chromosome 14, T2T-MFA8v1.1, a single genomic window includes:
- the ALKBH3 gene encoding alpha-ketoglutarate-dependent dioxygenase alkB homolog 3 isoform X8 codes for MFPGNRGPASERWHPVLRTLKNRIEENTGHTFNSLLCNLYRNEKDSVDWHSDDEPSLGRCPTIASLSFGATRIFEMRKKPPPEENGDYTYVERVKIPLDHGTLLIMEGATQADWQHRVPKEYHSREPRVNLTFRTVYPDPRRAPW; via the exons TGGCATCCTGTGCTGCGCACACTAAAGAACCGCATTGAAGAGAACACCGGCCACACCTTCAACTCCTTACTCTGCAATCTTTACCGCAATGAGAAGGACAGTGTGGACTGGCACAGTGATGATGAACCCTCACTAGGGAGGTGCCCTACTATTGCTTCACTCAGTTTTGGTGCCACACGCATATTTGAGATGAGAAAGAAGCCACCACCA GAAGAGAATGGAGACTACACATATGTGGAAAGAGTGAAGATACCCTTGGATCACGGGACCTTGTTAATCATGGAAGGAGCGACACAAGCTGACTGGCAG CATCGAGTGCCCAAAGAATACCACTCTAGAGAACCGAGAGTGAACCTGACCTTTCGGACAGTCTATCCAGACCCTCGAAGGGCGCCCTGGTGA